One genomic window of Campylobacter fetus subsp. fetus includes the following:
- a CDS encoding heavy metal transport/detoxification protein codes for MKFVVDNINCEKCAQTIKNSLEDDFGKIEIDLSVNPRILSCDLQNSDKQKFKSELEDLGYKVIKEID; via the coding sequence ATGAAATTTGTAGTGGATAATATAAATTGCGAAAAGTGTGCACAAACAATAAAAAATTCATTAGAAGACGATTTTGGCAAAATAGAAATAGATCTTAGCGTAAATCCGCGAATACTAAGTTGTGATTTGCAAAATAGCGATAAGCAAAAATTTAAATCCGAATTAGAAGACTTAGGATATAAAGTCATCAAAGAAATAGACTAG
- a CDS encoding GNAT family N-acetyltransferase — translation MIRNATKNDAKRVIELLNLAMDNIAFTLSGTTDIKISNTILEEFFRSTNNRLSYENILVFEFKNEVIGAICIYESKMAKELDIAFINRLKSLGIEPNIKVECDTQNNELYIDSIAVDENHRGKGVAKQLIEASFLRAKELGISLSLLVDEAKSDVKSYYKRVGFKPCGNKEILNHKYIYMIKEIK, via the coding sequence ATGATACGAAATGCTACGAAAAATGATGCGAAAAGAGTTATAGAACTACTAAATTTAGCAATGGACAATATAGCATTTACTCTTAGCGGAACTACAGATATTAAAATTTCAAATACTATTTTAGAAGAGTTTTTTAGATCAACAAATAATCGTTTAAGTTATGAAAATATTTTAGTTTTTGAGTTTAAAAATGAAGTTATAGGAGCTATTTGTATATATGAGTCAAAAATGGCAAAAGAACTTGATATCGCATTTATAAATAGATTAAAAAGTCTGGGAATTGAGCCAAATATTAAGGTTGAATGCGATACCCAAAACAATGAGCTGTATATAGATAGTATAGCAGTAGATGAAAATCATAGAGGAAAAGGAGTGGCGAAACAACTTATAGAAGCTAGTTTTTTACGAGCAAAAGAGCTTGGCATAAGTCTGTCTCTTTTAGTAGATGAAGCTAAATCAGATGTCAAAAGCTATTATAAAAGAGTTGGATTTAAACCTTGCGGAAATAAAGAAATTCTAAACCACAAATATATCTATATGATTAAGGAGATAAAATGA
- a CDS encoding aromatic amino acid transport family protein: MSLFGTAVGAGILFLPIKAGVGGIWPVFIMAILAFPMTFLSHRALARFCNASAKKQSDITDVCEEYFGFKWGYIITFLYFFAFFPACIMYGVSITNTVMSFMTYQLGFGEINRFLVCFVVITLMMFVMIFNEDLVIKVCEWLVYPLCALLLMFSLYLIPHWKFEVFSYVPSITDFGITIWFALPVLAFAFEHTPAISTFALSMQRHYGDSHKDYKCNQILFYNAGLLLFFVMFFVISCVMSLDRNDFLLAAQQNIPIVSYFANKLNEPVISYFGPIIAILAIATSFFGHYFGAREGLNGLVHKTCVKFGKKEPNKKKIAKITAISFYIVMFVLSYLNPSILGIIDTLAGPVIAAVLFLLPMIGIYNVPALKKYRSKFADLFIVLFGSATVLTVLFKIF, from the coding sequence ATGTCGCTTTTTGGTACTGCGGTCGGAGCTGGAATTTTATTTTTGCCTATAAAAGCCGGAGTAGGCGGCATATGGCCTGTTTTTATCATGGCTATTTTGGCTTTTCCCATGACTTTTTTAAGCCATAGGGCTTTGGCTAGATTTTGCAATGCTTCTGCTAAAAAACAGAGTGATATAACAGATGTTTGCGAGGAGTATTTTGGTTTTAAGTGGGGTTATATCATCACTTTTTTATATTTTTTTGCGTTTTTTCCGGCTTGTATAATGTATGGAGTGAGTATAACAAATACGGTTATGAGCTTTATGACTTATCAGCTTGGATTTGGTGAGATTAACCGTTTTTTAGTCTGTTTTGTAGTCATAACTTTGATGATGTTTGTTATGATTTTTAATGAAGATTTGGTTATAAAAGTTTGCGAATGGCTGGTTTATCCACTTTGTGCTTTGCTTCTTATGTTTTCTTTGTATCTTATACCACACTGGAAATTTGAAGTTTTTTCGTATGTTCCTAGCATAACGGATTTTGGCATAACTATATGGTTTGCGCTTCCTGTTTTAGCTTTTGCTTTTGAGCATACGCCGGCTATTTCAACGTTTGCTCTTAGTATGCAAAGGCATTACGGAGATAGTCATAAAGATTATAAATGCAATCAAATTTTATTTTACAACGCCGGACTTTTGTTATTTTTCGTAATGTTTTTCGTGATTTCTTGCGTGATGAGCCTAGATAGAAATGATTTCTTATTAGCTGCCCAGCAAAATATACCTATAGTAAGTTATTTTGCAAATAAACTAAACGAACCAGTAATTAGCTATTTTGGTCCTATTATCGCTATTTTAGCTATCGCTACGAGTTTTTTCGGACATTATTTCGGCGCTAGAGAGGGATTAAACGGGCTTGTACATAAAACTTGCGTTAAATTCGGTAAAAAAGAACCCAATAAGAAAAAGATCGCCAAGATAACTGCCATATCTTTTTATATAGTTATGTTTGTTTTATCGTATTTAAATCCTAGCATTTTGGGTATTATAGATACTTTAGCAGGTCCGGTGATCGCGGCGGTTCTGTTTTTACTGCCTATGATCGGTATATATAACGTGCCTGCTCTTAAAAAATATAGAAGTAAATTTGCGGATCTGTTTATAGTGCTTTTTGGAAGCGCGACTGTACTAACTGTTTTGTTCAAAATATTTTAA
- a CDS encoding YebC/PmpR family DNA-binding transcriptional regulator, whose protein sequence is MGRAFEYRRASKEARWDKMSKLFPKLSKAITVAAKEGGIDPDMNPKLRTAIATAKAQNMPKDNIDAAIKRANGKDSSDIKTIFYDGKAAHGVQIIVETATDNPTRTVANVKSIFSKNGGEMLPSGSLNFMFSRKAIFEVVKPSGDIEELELELIDAGLTDIEENDGTLTIYGDYTSFGTLSEGIEKMGLEVKKGSLQFIPNSTVNLDESAIGELERLLDKLEDDDDVQAVYTNIE, encoded by the coding sequence ATGGGACGAGCATTTGAATATAGACGCGCTTCAAAAGAAGCTCGTTGGGATAAAATGAGTAAGCTTTTTCCAAAGCTATCAAAAGCAATTACAGTAGCGGCAAAAGAAGGTGGAATCGACCCTGATATGAACCCTAAACTTCGCACAGCGATAGCAACGGCAAAAGCTCAAAATATGCCAAAAGACAACATAGACGCGGCTATAAAAAGAGCAAACGGAAAAGATAGCAGCGATATAAAAACTATATTTTATGACGGAAAAGCAGCTCATGGAGTTCAGATTATAGTAGAAACGGCAACCGATAATCCAACTCGCACCGTAGCAAACGTAAAGTCGATATTTAGTAAAAACGGCGGAGAGATGCTGCCTAGCGGAAGTTTGAATTTTATGTTTTCTAGGAAAGCTATTTTTGAAGTAGTTAAACCAAGCGGCGATATAGAAGAGCTTGAGCTTGAGCTCATCGACGCCGGACTTACCGATATAGAAGAAAATGATGGAACTCTAACTATATACGGAGATTATACTAGTTTTGGTACGCTTAGTGAAGGCATAGAAAAAATGGGACTTGAAGTTAAAAAAGGTAGTTTGCAGTTCATACCAAACTCGACTGTAAATTTAGATGAATCTGCGATTGGTGAGCTTGAGAGATTGCTTGATAAGCTTGAAGATGACGACGATGTTCAAGCTGTTTATACTAATATAGAGTAA
- a CDS encoding peptidylprolyl isomerase, whose amino-acid sequence MREDLKVYEIDKDELAKLKYAVIKTDKGDMVAELFGDDAPQAVTNFATLAKSGFYDGLNFHRVIPNFVIQGGCPLGTGTGGPGWRIKCECVNQKHRHLRGSLSMAHAGRDTGGSQFFVCHSPQPHLDGAHTVFGVLVDDASKKILDSIRQGDKIQTVEIKESL is encoded by the coding sequence ATGAGAGAAGATTTAAAAGTTTATGAAATAGACAAAGATGAGTTAGCAAAGCTAAAATACGCTGTGATAAAAACAGATAAAGGCGATATGGTTGCAGAACTTTTTGGAGACGACGCACCTCAAGCCGTAACAAATTTTGCTACTTTGGCAAAAAGCGGATTTTATGACGGATTAAATTTCCATAGAGTTATACCGAATTTCGTTATCCAAGGCGGTTGCCCTTTAGGTACCGGCACAGGCGGTCCTGGCTGGAGGATAAAATGCGAATGCGTAAATCAAAAACATAGGCATCTAAGAGGAAGTCTATCTATGGCGCATGCTGGACGCGACACAGGCGGAAGCCAGTTTTTCGTGTGTCACAGCCCACAACCGCATCTTGATGGAGCTCATACTGTTTTTGGAGTATTGGTTGATGATGCAAGCAAAAAAATTTTGGATTCTATCAGGCAAGGCGACAAAATTCAAACAGTTGAAATAAAAGAAAGCTTATAA
- a CDS encoding cation:dicarboxylate symporter family transporter: protein MSTVVKSQRPVFVRTITNLAFWVVLGIVLGVIVGFAWPELGIASKPGIDWFIKILKWMIGPIIFLTIVSGIIGLESLKEVGSIGFKGFVYFEVVSTLALAVGISAAYLLQPGVGMNLDVNALDPASVAKYVKDPKEVGSALAILKSAIPTDPITPFIKANTLQVLFMAIVTAIVLSFMPNNYKKTCMKPLEFAQHYVLKILAWFMWFSPIAAYSAMAYLIGKFGLSSLIGMIQLLAVMAVACIIFIFVVLGIICYVAKVNIFKFMRFIAKEVLVVFATSSSETALGPLMKKLEAAGISRGCVGLIIPTGYSFNLDCTNIYLSMSIIFLAQAFNIDLSFTHLLSILIILMITSKGAVGVTGSGFIVLAGTLGALHDVIPVVTVAVLLGVDKFMSEMRAVGNLCGNSVACLIVAIWDKKIDMEKFRYALDHPDEFSFHA from the coding sequence TTGAGTACTGTTGTAAAAAGTCAAAGACCAGTTTTTGTAAGAACTATAACGAATCTTGCATTTTGGGTCGTACTTGGTATCGTATTGGGTGTCATCGTAGGTTTTGCATGGCCAGAACTTGGTATAGCTTCAAAACCGGGAATCGACTGGTTTATTAAAATTCTAAAATGGATGATCGGTCCTATTATATTTTTGACTATCGTGTCTGGTATCATAGGCCTTGAGAGTTTAAAAGAAGTAGGCAGCATCGGATTTAAAGGTTTTGTATATTTTGAAGTAGTTAGTACTTTAGCGCTTGCTGTTGGTATCAGCGCGGCATATTTACTTCAGCCTGGAGTCGGAATGAATCTTGATGTCAATGCTCTTGATCCGGCTAGCGTTGCAAAATACGTGAAAGATCCAAAAGAGGTCGGATCTGCGCTTGCTATTTTAAAAAGCGCTATTCCCACAGATCCTATAACGCCTTTTATAAAAGCAAATACTTTGCAAGTTCTTTTTATGGCGATCGTAACTGCGATAGTTCTATCTTTTATGCCTAATAACTACAAAAAAACTTGTATGAAGCCGCTTGAATTTGCTCAACATTACGTATTAAAAATCCTAGCATGGTTTATGTGGTTTAGCCCTATTGCTGCGTATTCTGCTATGGCATATTTGATAGGTAAGTTCGGTCTATCATCACTTATAGGTATGATTCAGTTGCTTGCTGTTATGGCTGTAGCGTGTATTATATTTATATTTGTCGTGCTTGGTATCATATGTTACGTTGCTAAGGTAAATATATTTAAATTTATGCGTTTTATAGCAAAAGAAGTTTTAGTAGTATTTGCTACAAGCTCTAGTGAAACTGCTCTTGGGCCGCTAATGAAAAAGCTAGAAGCCGCTGGTATATCAAGAGGTTGCGTTGGGCTTATCATACCGACTGGATATTCGTTTAACTTGGATTGTACGAATATCTATCTTTCGATGAGTATCATATTCCTAGCTCAAGCTTTCAACATAGATCTTAGTTTTACTCATCTTCTTAGTATACTTATCATTCTTATGATCACTTCTAAGGGTGCAGTCGGCGTAACAGGTTCAGGGTTTATCGTACTTGCAGGAACATTAGGGGCATTGCACGACGTGATTCCTGTCGTAACCGTCGCAGTGTTGCTCGGAGTGGATAAATTTATGAGCGAGATGAGAGCCGTAGGAAATCTTTGTGGAAATTCCGTTGCTTGTCTAATAGTCGCTATTTGGGATAAAAAGATAGATATGGAAAAATTCCGTTACGCTCTAGATCATCCAGATGAGTTTAGTTTTCACGCGTAA
- a CDS encoding cation:dicarboxylate symporter family transporter produces the protein MNSTVSKNKQSIFVRTVTNLAFWVVIGIVLGIATGVISPELGEASKPGIDWFIKILKLMIGPIIFLTIVSGIIGLDSLKEVGSIGFKGFVYFEVVSTIALAVGIGSALFFQPGVGMNLDINALDPSSVAKYVKDPKEVGSTLAILKSAIPPDPITPFIKANTLQVLFMALMTAIILSILPNHYKKNCMKPLEFAQHYVLKILAWFMWLSPIAAYSAMAYLIGKFGLSSLFGMIQLLAVMATACLIFIFVILGAICYMAKVNIFKFMRFIAKEVLIVFATSSSEIALGPLMKKLEAAGISRGCVGLIVPTGYSFNLDCTNIYLSMSVIFLAQAFNIDLSFTHLLSILIILMITSKGAVGVTGSGFIVLAGTFGALHDVIPVVTVAVLLGVDKFMSEMRAVGNLCGNSVACLIVAIWDKKIDMEKFRYALDHPDEFSFN, from the coding sequence TTGAATTCCACTGTTTCTAAAAACAAGCAGTCCATTTTTGTAAGAACAGTTACAAATCTTGCTTTTTGGGTTGTTATAGGTATAGTTTTGGGTATCGCTACTGGTGTTATATCGCCAGAACTTGGTGAGGCTTCAAAACCGGGAATCGACTGGTTTATTAAAATTCTAAAATTGATGATAGGTCCTATTATATTTTTAACTATAGTATCTGGAATCATAGGACTTGATAGTCTAAAGGAAGTCGGTAGCATCGGATTTAAAGGTTTTGTATATTTTGAAGTAGTTAGTACTATAGCACTTGCTGTTGGTATAGGTTCTGCTCTATTCTTCCAACCAGGAGTCGGAATGAATCTTGATATAAATGCTCTTGATCCATCAAGTGTCGCAAAATACGTGAAAGATCCAAAAGAGGTCGGCTCAACTCTTGCTATTTTAAAAAGCGCTATCCCACCAGATCCTATAACGCCTTTTATAAAAGCAAATACTTTGCAAGTTCTTTTTATGGCCTTGATGACTGCTATAATCTTATCGATTTTACCAAATCATTATAAAAAAAACTGTATGAAACCACTTGAATTTGCTCAACATTACGTATTAAAAATCCTAGCATGGTTTATGTGGTTGAGTCCTATTGCTGCGTATTCTGCTATGGCATATTTGATAGGCAAGTTCGGTTTGTCGTCTCTGTTTGGAATGATCCAACTCCTCGCTGTTATGGCTACGGCCTGTCTTATATTTATATTTGTTATTTTAGGTGCTATATGCTATATGGCTAAGGTAAATATATTTAAATTTATGCGTTTTATAGCAAAAGAAGTTTTAATAGTATTTGCTACAAGCTCTAGCGAGATAGCCCTTGGACCTTTGATGAAAAAGCTAGAAGCCGCCGGTATATCAAGAGGTTGCGTTGGACTTATAGTTCCTACTGGATACTCTTTCAATCTGGATTGCACGAATATTTATCTCTCTATGAGTGTTATATTTTTAGCTCAAGCTTTCAACATAGATCTTAGTTTTACTCATCTTCTTAGTATACTTATCATTCTTATGATCACTTCTAAGGGTGCAGTAGGCGTAACTGGTTCAGGGTTTATCGTACTTGCAGGAACATTTGGAGCATTGCACGACGTGATTCCTGTCGTAACCGTCGCAGTGTTGCTCGGAGTGGATAAATTTATGAGCGAGATGAGAGCCGTAGGAAATCTTTGTGGAAATTCCGTTGCTTGTCTAATAGTCGCTATTTGGGATAAAAAGATAGATATGGAAAAATTCCGTTATGCTCTAGATCATCCAGATGAGTTTAGTTTTAATTGA
- a CDS encoding Crp/Fnr family transcriptional regulator: MKTFRFYSSLSPEHQKLLDDNSTFIKLDVGTELYRQGDTCPNLMFLTKGKVRVVRQHESGQSILLYYFSQGEQCNVNFTSTFNAMPAIGTAIAESDLEGYTIPTSIIAQMFIEDKAFQTYVFEQYAKRMEHMAALIEDIRFLGLDSRILHFLQSKKSKIINLSHEELADIIGTSREVISRILKSFEKNGIVKLSRKKIELV; the protein is encoded by the coding sequence ATGAAAACTTTCCGATTTTATTCATCACTTAGCCCTGAGCATCAAAAGCTTTTAGATGATAATTCTACATTTATTAAACTGGATGTAGGAACCGAGCTTTACAGACAAGGCGATACATGCCCAAATTTGATGTTTCTTACAAAAGGTAAAGTTAGAGTGGTGCGTCAGCATGAGAGCGGACAGAGCATACTGCTCTACTATTTTTCACAAGGCGAACAGTGTAACGTAAATTTTACTAGCACGTTTAACGCTATGCCGGCTATAGGAACAGCTATCGCAGAGAGTGATTTAGAAGGATATACCATACCTACAAGTATAATTGCCCAGATGTTTATAGAAGATAAAGCGTTTCAAACATATGTTTTTGAACAATATGCAAAAAGAATGGAGCATATGGCAGCTCTTATAGAAGATATTAGATTTTTAGGTTTAGATTCAAGAATTTTGCACTTTTTACAGTCTAAAAAAAGCAAAATAATAAATTTATCGCACGAAGAGTTAGCAGATATCATCGGTACTTCAAGAGAAGTTATCAGCAGAATACTAAAAAGTTTTGAGAAAAATGGAATAGTAAAATTATCAAGAAAAAAAATAGAACTTGTTTAG
- a CDS encoding molybdopterin-dependent oxidoreductase — protein MLNSRRNFLKGLALSSAAVASMKADELLSPVQKVAHASNFGPFYALTQDGKIIDILPHPMDKRPTAMTKMWLDRVYSPTRIKYPCVRKSYLEGKLGHEKLRGKEEFVRVSWDKALELAYNKIQETPKENIYNATYIGWSHPGGIHSCPSLCGRFFNVAKRGAIGTAGEYSNGAAGAVNVDIIGDVEKYSLQTTHEQILEHTKTYVLWGADLFKCNKIDTKVPSRENDLYYSKYAKSSINFISIDPIYTETAQMLNARWIKIRPNTDIALMLGMMNYLYTSGKYDKEFIAKYTDGFDKFLPYILGKTDGVAKTPKWASKITTIDEKTIMELANLFVKDRTFLAGNWALQRAQHGEMADWCLIVLASMIGQIGLGGGGVGFSMHFGGGGQARAIVGTPAGISQGRNRVEDRIPASRIADAILNPGKKYTYKGKERVYPTVKVAYVAGCSIVGHHPDTNNIIKALRTLDTFIVQEPWWTPTAKMADIVFPACTTLERNDIAMGGVHGKNGVYAMKKAIEPLYESKSDLEIFSLLAQKFGDKVYNKFTDEKPNEMDKIKYEYDISPTAELMSFENFWEQGYIELPRNEESYKFVRHSKFRNDPVTNKLATISGKIQIVVPKFADLGYKDFKGHPAWIEPDEWLGDKNRKYPLHLLSPHPSYRVHSQGDNTYLRSFYKINDREPVMINPNDAKKYGIAHGDVVEIYNDRGRVLAGAYVSKNISEGVMALNEGAWYSPENSSEDKPRCVSGHVNVLTSNRPTSSMAQATSVNTNLVGIKKATGVIPPNTAYNPPKIIEA, from the coding sequence ATGCTAAACTCTAGGCGAAATTTTTTAAAAGGCTTAGCATTAAGTAGTGCAGCAGTAGCCTCCATGAAAGCTGACGAGCTTTTAAGTCCGGTTCAAAAAGTCGCTCACGCAAGTAACTTTGGACCGTTTTATGCTCTAACTCAAGACGGAAAAATCATAGATATACTTCCTCATCCTATGGATAAACGTCCTACTGCGATGACAAAAATGTGGCTAGATCGCGTTTATTCACCGACGAGGATTAAATACCCTTGCGTTAGAAAATCGTATTTAGAAGGTAAACTCGGTCACGAAAAGCTAAGAGGCAAAGAAGAATTCGTGCGCGTTAGTTGGGATAAAGCGTTAGAACTTGCTTATAACAAAATTCAAGAAACTCCAAAAGAAAATATTTATAACGCAACATATATCGGCTGGAGTCATCCAGGAGGAATTCACTCTTGTCCTTCGCTTTGCGGTAGATTTTTTAATGTAGCAAAACGCGGAGCCATAGGCACGGCCGGAGAGTATAGTAACGGCGCCGCAGGAGCGGTAAACGTCGATATAATAGGAGACGTTGAAAAATACTCGCTTCAAACCACTCACGAACAGATATTAGAACATACGAAAACCTATGTTTTATGGGGAGCCGATCTTTTTAAATGTAACAAAATAGACACGAAAGTTCCAAGCCGTGAAAACGATCTTTACTATTCAAAATACGCAAAAAGCAGTATAAATTTCATATCAATAGATCCAATCTACACCGAAACTGCTCAAATGCTAAATGCAAGGTGGATAAAAATCAGACCGAACACGGATATCGCGTTGATGCTAGGCATGATGAACTATCTTTATACTAGTGGTAAATATGATAAAGAATTTATAGCAAAATACACTGATGGATTTGATAAGTTTTTACCTTATATTTTAGGAAAAACGGACGGAGTTGCAAAAACGCCGAAATGGGCTAGTAAAATCACTACAATAGATGAAAAAACCATCATGGAGCTTGCAAATTTATTTGTTAAAGATAGAACGTTTTTAGCAGGAAACTGGGCGCTTCAAAGAGCGCAGCATGGAGAGATGGCGGATTGGTGTTTGATAGTTTTAGCTAGTATGATAGGTCAAATAGGGCTTGGCGGCGGCGGAGTCGGGTTTTCTATGCATTTTGGCGGCGGAGGACAAGCTAGAGCCATAGTAGGAACTCCAGCAGGAATATCTCAAGGAAGAAATAGAGTAGAAGACAGAATTCCTGCTTCAAGAATAGCAGACGCCATCTTGAATCCGGGTAAAAAATATACGTATAAAGGCAAAGAAAGAGTATATCCAACAGTAAAAGTTGCTTATGTGGCAGGATGTAGCATAGTAGGTCATCATCCAGATACAAATAATATTATAAAAGCTCTTCGCACTTTAGATACGTTTATCGTACAAGAGCCATGGTGGACGCCGACTGCTAAGATGGCAGATATCGTTTTCCCGGCTTGTACGACTTTAGAGAGAAATGATATAGCTATGGGTGGAGTTCATGGTAAAAACGGCGTTTATGCTATGAAAAAAGCTATCGAACCTCTTTATGAGTCGAAGAGTGATTTAGAGATATTTTCACTTCTTGCACAAAAATTTGGAGATAAAGTTTATAACAAATTTACCGATGAAAAACCAAACGAGATGGATAAGATAAAATACGAGTATGATATATCTCCAACTGCAGAACTCATGAGTTTTGAGAATTTTTGGGAGCAAGGGTATATCGAACTTCCTAGAAACGAAGAGTCTTATAAATTCGTTCGTCACTCTAAATTTAGAAATGATCCAGTAACAAATAAATTAGCAACTATAAGCGGTAAAATTCAAATCGTAGTACCGAAATTCGCAGATCTAGGATACAAAGATTTCAAAGGACATCCCGCGTGGATAGAGCCTGATGAGTGGCTAGGCGATAAAAATCGCAAATATCCTCTTCACTTGCTAAGTCCGCACCCAAGCTATAGAGTGCATTCTCAAGGCGATAACACTTATCTTAGGAGCTTTTATAAGATAAATGATAGAGAACCAGTTATGATAAATCCAAATGACGCTAAAAAATATGGCATAGCTCACGGCGATGTAGTTGAAATTTATAACGACAGAGGCAGAGTTTTAGCCGGAGCTTATGTAAGTAAAAATATATCTGAGGGCGTTATGGCGTTAAACGAAGGTGCGTGGTATAGTCCTGAAAATAGTTCTGAAGATAAGCCAAGATGCGTAAGCGGTCACGTAAATGTACTAACTAGCAATCGTCCGACTTCAAGTATGGCTCAAGCAACTAGCGTAAATACGAATTTAGTCGGTATCAAAAAAGCTACAGGAGTCATTCCGCCAAACACGGCTTATAATCCACCAAAAATCATAGAGGCGTAA
- a CDS encoding sensor histidine kinase — protein MKIIDAIYTRIEEFKIYIVISAFTVIFLGITIFSLNKVKDEFVSLAKDYRITITTELASYVTEWMDSRVSSVNSYSAILSSLILEDNITTDRLYNAIDILSKTNPMFDTFQLYLQNDRLLIHAGKYLVIDQKDLDRIAKFAWYKDTKDHNITTIRVMPNHKTLNEKTINICSPLIAHGKFKGVLCGIIRTKNILQQIKGVDKDIVSHLFLMDKNHDIITSYYQPNPFASSLKNIDSNFSSKEFVSGGMKVSVLKTSMQDWAVGVGIDENSIISKSLNVVAKTSIMIFGFFIMLIIVANSLHNYMYKKVKKRKQEYEFILTHQLKMIETGELIGVISHQLKQPLNSTKLMISSVLQLKEDKNISEEDEKNSLKLCLDSMEHLNKTIENFKNFYKFDPSQNEFSIKKSINNLLEILHINFTKHNVSVSINECDDITITNSQNMFQQVLLVLLQNAKDALIAFYPHEFKKRHIEIEISSDDKNVYIRVIDQAGGISSGIIKKLFSNLKISQKDGGSGIGLYFAKKIANERLKGDLKLVSARNPTIFELRMQK, from the coding sequence TTGAAGATTATAGATGCTATTTATACTCGTATTGAAGAGTTTAAAATTTACATCGTTATATCTGCTTTTACAGTGATATTTTTGGGTATTACTATATTTAGCTTAAACAAAGTTAAAGATGAGTTCGTATCTTTAGCTAAAGATTATAGGATCACTATTACAACCGAGCTAGCTAGTTATGTTACTGAGTGGATGGACTCAAGAGTTTCTAGCGTGAATTCCTATTCAGCCATACTCTCAAGCTTGATTTTAGAAGACAATATTACCACCGATAGATTGTATAATGCTATAGATATTTTAAGTAAAACAAATCCTATGTTCGATACTTTTCAACTCTATTTGCAAAACGACAGACTTCTTATACACGCCGGGAAATATCTTGTGATAGATCAAAAAGACCTTGATAGAATAGCTAAGTTTGCATGGTATAAAGATACTAAAGATCACAACATAACTACTATTAGAGTTATGCCGAATCATAAAACGTTAAATGAAAAAACGATAAATATCTGCTCTCCTCTCATAGCCCACGGTAAATTTAAAGGAGTTTTATGCGGCATTATACGAACCAAAAATATTTTGCAGCAGATAAAAGGAGTGGATAAAGATATCGTTTCACATCTTTTTTTAATGGATAAAAATCACGATATAATCACTTCATACTACCAGCCAAATCCATTTGCGAGTAGTTTGAAAAATATAGATAGCAACTTTAGTTCTAAAGAGTTTGTAAGCGGCGGTATGAAAGTAAGTGTTTTAAAAACATCTATGCAAGATTGGGCAGTAGGCGTAGGAATCGATGAAAACAGCATTATTTCAAAAAGTTTAAATGTGGTTGCAAAGACGTCTATTATGATATTCGGCTTTTTTATAATGCTGATTATAGTGGCAAATTCTTTGCATAATTATATGTATAAAAAGGTTAAAAAGAGAAAACAAGAGTATGAATTTATACTTACTCACCAGCTAAAAATGATAGAAACAGGCGAGTTAATAGGAGTTATAAGCCATCAGTTAAAGCAGCCTTTAAACTCGACTAAACTAATGATAAGCTCTGTTTTACAACTAAAAGAAGATAAAAATATTAGCGAAGAAGATGAGAAAAATAGTTTAAAACTCTGTTTGGATTCTATGGAGCATTTAAACAAAACCATAGAGAATTTCAAAAACTTTTACAAATTTGATCCGTCTCAAAATGAGTTTAGTATCAAAAAGTCCATAAATAACTTGTTGGAAATACTTCATATAAATTTTACTAAACATAACGTAAGCGTAAGTATAAATGAGTGCGATGATATAACTATAACAAATTCACAAAATATGTTCCAGCAAGTTCTTTTAGTGCTGCTGCAAAATGCAAAAGACGCTCTTATCGCTTTTTATCCGCACGAATTTAAAAAACGCCATATCGAAATAGAGATAAGCAGCGATGATAAAAATGTCTATATAAGAGTTATCGATCAAGCAGGCGGGATATCAAGCGGCATTATCAAAAAACTATTTTCAAATTTGAAAATTAGTCAAAAAGACGGAGGAAGTGGAATAGGTTTGTATTTTGCTAAAAAGATAGCAAATGAGAGATTAAAAGGAGACTTAAAGCTAGTTAGTGCTAGAAATCCTACTATATTTGAGCTAAGGATGCAAAAATGA